In Sphingobacterium sp. PCS056, the following proteins share a genomic window:
- a CDS encoding DUF6965 family protein, producing MTIEELKEYFDSASLPDEIQITVDMHIFDMPKFLQANIAALERWNKELEKCPSYHRLINLKKALESQ from the coding sequence ATGACAATTGAGGAACTAAAAGAATATTTTGATTCTGCATCATTACCGGATGAAATACAGATAACAGTTGATATGCATATCTTCGATATGCCCAAGTTTCTACAAGCCAATATAGCTGCTTTAGAACGTTGGAATAAAGAATTAGAAAAATGTCCTTCGTATCATCGTCTGATAAATTTAAAAAAAGCACTTGAAAGTCAATAA
- a CDS encoding acyl-CoA dehydrogenase, protein MNQTHINLIKDQQQHAINCKAMTAAQLDLSISEKWFKIWVPKCLGGLEFSLLEGMQLLEELAYHDGGLAWTITLCSGANLFVGFIDPKIGKEIFQNSQVCLGGSGRASGYAEREQGGYRIKGHWKYATGAPHLTHFTANCVITEKGIPVLDENDQQLIYSFFFDRNDVLIHYDWDTFGLECTASHSFSVENLFVKDSRSFVINESKSTWPQLLYQYPFIPLAELTLLVNFIGMYKRFIDLVERYFIVKSQDEVWLKDKGKLYFKRLDKIQDDFNKRRDVIYQLAEQSWSNLEKEMDNAIIYNRIAIESRSFVSSIKDHVMQLFPLCGIEAAQREKEMNIVFRNIFTASQHSLLQE, encoded by the coding sequence ATGAATCAAACTCACATTAATCTTATAAAAGACCAGCAACAGCATGCAATTAATTGTAAAGCTATGACTGCAGCACAACTGGATTTAAGTATCTCTGAGAAATGGTTTAAGATATGGGTGCCTAAATGTCTTGGCGGTTTGGAATTTTCTTTGTTAGAAGGAATGCAATTGTTGGAGGAATTGGCTTATCACGATGGTGGTTTAGCTTGGACCATTACTTTGTGCTCGGGAGCTAATTTGTTTGTCGGATTTATCGACCCAAAAATTGGCAAAGAGATCTTTCAGAATTCGCAAGTGTGCCTTGGTGGAAGTGGTCGTGCATCTGGATATGCTGAGCGCGAACAAGGTGGGTATCGGATTAAAGGTCATTGGAAATATGCTACCGGTGCCCCACATCTGACTCATTTTACAGCAAATTGTGTCATCACTGAAAAGGGTATACCGGTATTGGACGAAAATGATCAACAGCTTATATATTCTTTCTTTTTCGATCGTAATGATGTATTGATTCATTACGATTGGGATACGTTTGGCTTGGAATGTACTGCAAGCCATAGCTTCTCGGTCGAAAATCTTTTTGTGAAAGATTCACGTAGTTTTGTGATTAATGAATCGAAAAGTACGTGGCCTCAGCTTTTGTACCAGTATCCTTTTATTCCGCTTGCCGAATTAACATTACTAGTTAATTTTATCGGTATGTACAAGCGCTTTATTGATCTGGTTGAAAGGTATTTTATTGTGAAATCTCAGGATGAAGTATGGTTAAAGGATAAAGGAAAGCTTTATTTTAAACGATTGGATAAGATACAAGATGATTTTAATAAACGAAGAGATGTCATATATCAATTGGCAGAGCAATCTTGGAGCAATCTAGAAAAAGAAATGGACAATGCTATTATTTATAACAGGATTGCCATTGAAAGTCGGAGCTTCGTATCCAGTATTAAAGATCATGTGATGCAATTATTTCCACTTTGTGGTATTGAAGCTGCACAGCGAGAAAAGGAGATGAACATCGTATTTAGAAATATTTTTACAGCTTCACAGCACAGTTTATTGCAGGAATAA
- the pnuC gene encoding nicotinamide riboside transporter PnuC, whose product MQLNQILYDFLQQIKATSLPEWLAVGFGVLQVWFAKSNKSINYLFGICGILMSIYVLFFAKLYGEIALNMYYLLMSIYGWMYWQQNRTDHHVITRSSKNDWIVVSLICIIGFIVFYFGLLHATDSDVPLWDALVSCTAWAGMWLLAKRKIENWILLNISNFMAIPLLYHKDLFLFAALTLFLFVMAFFGYFNWKRILKSEFIYDHESNSH is encoded by the coding sequence ATGCAGTTAAATCAAATTTTATACGATTTTTTACAGCAGATCAAAGCGACATCTTTGCCTGAATGGTTAGCCGTTGGCTTTGGTGTTTTACAAGTTTGGTTCGCTAAATCTAATAAATCTATCAATTATCTTTTTGGTATTTGTGGTATATTAATGTCAATTTACGTTCTGTTTTTCGCGAAATTATATGGTGAAATAGCCTTAAATATGTACTACCTACTGATGAGTATCTATGGTTGGATGTATTGGCAACAAAACCGTACAGATCATCATGTCATCACGCGATCATCAAAAAATGATTGGATCGTAGTATCATTGATTTGTATCATTGGTTTTATTGTATTTTATTTCGGATTATTGCATGCTACAGACTCTGATGTTCCTTTGTGGGATGCGCTTGTGTCCTGTACAGCATGGGCGGGAATGTGGCTACTGGCCAAGCGAAAGATCGAGAATTGGATTTTATTAAATATTAGCAATTTTATGGCAATACCATTGCTGTACCATAAAGATCTGTTCTTGTTTGCGGCTTTAACTTTGTTTTTATTTGTCATGGCTTTCTTTGGTTATTTTAACTGGAAAAGAATCCTCAAAAGTGAATTTATATATGATCATGAATCAAACTCACATTAA
- a CDS encoding malate:quinone oxidoreductase, giving the protein MSKKTKNTKEVDVVLIGAGIMSATLGTLINELSPDIKIEILERLDVVAAESSDAWNNAGTGHSALCELNYTPQQADGTVSIDKAISIAEQFEVSKQFWTYLVDQGVIKKPENFIRSVPHMSAVFGEKDIDFLHKRFDALSENNLFKGMEYTEDKAVLNEWIPLMMKGRPDDDKIAATKMILGTDVNFGALTRDLVEHLDAKENITLHLTQEVRDIDRNDNGTWELEVKDLKTGEKRSINAKFVFIGAGGHSLLLLEKSGIPESKGYGGFPVGGQWLRCVNEDVIKDHHAKVYGKASIGAPPMSVPHLDTRYIDGKQALLFGPYAGFSTKFLKQGSYFDLPASIKLSNIKPMLSVGRDNMDLTKYLISEVMKSPKDKLDALKQFMPTAQLEDWKIEVAGQRVQVIKKDAKHGGVLEFGTEVVSSADGSIAALLGASPGASTSVAIMIKLLKRCFPERAKADEYRKKLREMIPTHGQSLNDDAELCVATRKRTHTALKLENFKD; this is encoded by the coding sequence ATGAGTAAAAAAACAAAAAATACCAAAGAGGTAGACGTCGTTTTAATTGGCGCAGGTATCATGAGCGCAACTCTAGGCACACTTATTAATGAGTTGAGTCCAGATATTAAAATAGAGATTTTAGAGCGCTTGGATGTTGTTGCAGCAGAGAGTTCAGATGCATGGAATAATGCAGGAACTGGTCACTCTGCATTATGTGAGTTGAATTATACCCCACAACAAGCGGATGGTACAGTTTCAATTGATAAAGCAATCAGTATTGCGGAACAATTTGAAGTATCTAAACAATTTTGGACTTACTTGGTTGATCAAGGAGTTATCAAAAAACCGGAAAACTTTATTCGATCTGTTCCGCACATGAGTGCTGTTTTCGGTGAAAAAGATATTGATTTCCTTCATAAGAGATTTGATGCTTTATCCGAGAATAACTTGTTCAAGGGCATGGAATATACGGAGGATAAAGCGGTTTTAAATGAATGGATTCCATTAATGATGAAAGGTCGTCCTGACGATGATAAAATCGCTGCGACGAAAATGATATTAGGCACGGATGTAAATTTTGGCGCGTTGACGCGTGATTTGGTTGAACATTTGGATGCTAAAGAAAATATTACCTTGCATCTTACCCAAGAAGTACGTGACATTGATAGAAATGACAATGGTACGTGGGAATTGGAGGTCAAGGATTTAAAAACTGGTGAAAAAAGATCAATCAACGCTAAATTTGTTTTTATAGGTGCTGGTGGACACTCTTTACTATTGCTAGAGAAATCGGGTATTCCTGAATCTAAAGGTTATGGAGGATTTCCTGTTGGTGGTCAGTGGTTACGCTGTGTCAATGAAGATGTCATCAAAGATCATCATGCGAAAGTATATGGTAAAGCCTCTATTGGTGCTCCTCCTATGTCTGTGCCACACCTTGATACACGTTATATAGATGGTAAACAGGCTTTGTTGTTTGGACCATATGCTGGTTTTTCTACTAAATTTTTAAAACAAGGTTCTTATTTTGATTTACCTGCTTCGATCAAGTTATCAAATATTAAACCGATGCTATCTGTAGGACGTGACAATATGGATCTTACAAAATATTTAATATCTGAGGTGATGAAAAGTCCCAAAGATAAATTAGATGCTTTGAAACAGTTTATGCCAACAGCGCAATTAGAGGATTGGAAAATAGAAGTTGCTGGCCAGCGTGTACAAGTGATCAAAAAGGATGCTAAACATGGTGGTGTGCTAGAATTTGGAACGGAGGTTGTCTCTTCTGCAGATGGTTCTATTGCAGCGTTGCTAGGTGCCTCACCAGGTGCCTCTACTTCTGTAGCTATCATGATCAAACTTCTGAAAAGATGTTTTCCAGAACGTGCTAAAGCAGATGAATATCGCAAAAAATTGCGAGAAATGATCCCGACGCACGGACAATCATTAAATGATGATGCAGAGCTTTGTGTAGCGACTAGAAAGCGCACACATACTGCATTAAAGCTTGAGAATTTTAAAGATTAA